The Pseudofrankia sp. DC12 region CCGCGAAGGCGTTCCGGCCCAGCTCCTTCGCGGTGGGCGGCCCGGGCCGATCCGGGCGAGTTTCGGGGCGGAGCCGGGTGACCGTCGGGGGTGCTGCAGGCGCTGGCAGAATAGAACCGTTCGGCCGATCCGGGCGGGTCGTCGGGGCCGTACAGGTTCGGGGGTTTCGCGATTCGGTGACCGGCTGCGACGGAGCGAATGTCTGTTTTGCTCCGATTTCCGGTCTTTCGCCGGACGTTGCAGCGCGCCTGAATCGTGATCGGCAAGGACCGCGGAGCGCTGTGCCTCGCAGGTCGCGAGACTTTTACTCCGGTCGGGTCTGGACGCCGCGCCCGGACACGGACAAGCTTGCTTACCGTTACGACAGCGGGATCAGAGGGAGTGAGACGTGACGACAGCGTCGGCGGGCGGTGGCCCGACCGTTCGTCGCATCATGCTCGGCTCCCAGCTGCGACGGTTGCGTGAAGCCAAAGGCGTCTCTCGTGAAGATGCGGGCTACCACATTCGCGGTTCCGAGTCAAAGATCAGTCGGCTTGAGCTCGGACGTGTGAGTTTCAAGGAACGCGACGTCGAGGATCTGCTTACTCTTTACGGCGTGACCGAAGAAGCAGAGCGGGCGCCGTTCATGGCGCTGGTCCGCGAGGCAAACCAGCAGGGTTGGTGGCAGAGCTTCTCCGAGGTCCTGCCGAACTGGTTCCAGCCCAGGGCCAAGGGAAGATCACTCCAGGTAGCGAACTATCGCTCTGAGTAATCGTCACGATCGAGCTCTCGGTCCAGGTTTCGACGGGTCTCGCGGGTGCAGTTCCTTCCGGCCGGAATCTCGCCGCCCGCGCTTCCGAGCTATCGGAAATGACGCCATCGGCAGCTACGAATGCCTACCCGAAAATCCGCCGCTGTGCGCCCAGTCGCCATGGCCGTTGAATTGACGAAAACAAGAGCCGCCGTTGCGAAACGACGGCCTCCTGATCGGGACAATGAGAGTGCGAACAAACAATCCCCCGAGACAGAAGGCCGCCAAGTGTCATCATGCCAGACCGGCGCCGCTTTGTCGAGCGGCCTTGACAACGCCGGCAAAGAAAAAATCGGTCGACTTCTTGCCATGCTGCGTCTTGTGAAGGATTTCCGCGACGCCCGGGGCCGGGTTTACGACCTCGAGTTCGTGCTTGCCACGGCGACCGTCGCGACGCTCGCTGGCGCCACGTGTTACCGCGAGATCGGAAGCGAGGCGGCCGACCTCTCCCAAGGGCTCCTCGCCGCACTCGGCGCGCCCTACGGCTATTTTCGGGGCTGCTACACCGTTCCCTGCGAATCCACCATCCGCGAGACCCTCAAAGGAGTCAACTCGCATGTGCTGGACCTGGTCGTCGGCACCTGGCTGCACGAACAAGCGACCCGCGATCACAACGGCGATCTGGTGATCGCCCTGGACGGTAAGGTCTTGCGCGGCGCTTGGAGCACGGAGAACCAGCAGTTCACGCTGTTCTCTGCCATGACTCACAACCAGGGGGTCGTCATCGCCCAGACCAAGGTCCCCGCGGATACCAACGAGATCACCCAGGTCGCGAACCTACTCAAAAACATCAAACACGAGCGCGGCCGAACCGTCATCACCGCAGACGCCGCGCACACGCAGGTCAAAACCGCGATCCTACTCTGGAAAAAACGAATCGACTACGTGTTCACTGTCAAGGGGAACCAGCCGAAGCTCTTCCAGCAAATCTTCGATCGCCTCCTGCCGGTTATTCAGAAAACACCGGGGCATGAGGTCGAGGAATGCTCCCGCGGAAGTATCAAGCGCTGGACGACTTGGACGCGACCCGTGGATGACATCCGTTTCCCACGGGCCCGAACAATAGCCGTCATCTGCCGCGAAGAATTCGATCTCACCGGCGCCCGTCTCAGCAAGGAATACGCCTTCATTGTCACCAGCCTGCGCGGTGAGCGCGCCGCTCCGGACGCTATCCACACCCACGTCCGAATGCACTGGGGCATAGAGAACCGTGTCCATTACGTCCGCGACACCACCTGGCGGGAAGATGCCTGCCAAGCCCACCAAGAAAACGGCCCGCACAATCTCGCGATCCTCCGCAATCTCGCGCTCGGCCTACTACGCCTCCACGGCGTCACCAAGATCAAGGAAACTGTGCAGGAGATTGGCCGCGACCGTAATAGAGCCGTCCAGTACCTCGCTACCTAGCGTAGCCGATCAACACGCAGTGCGATCTTCGCGAGGCCCTGGTTCCAGCCATACATCGGGCTGGAAGAGTCGGCGTCCCTCATCCGTACCTACGAGCTGCAGTTCATCCCGGGCCTTCTGCAGACGGAGGAGTACGCGCGCGCGATCATCACCCAGGGAAACCGGGGCGTGCCGAAAGAGATCATCGAGGCCCGCGTCAACGTACGTATGAACCGGCAGAAGGTCCTGAGCAGGGAAAACGCCCCACGCCTGTGGGTCGTCATCGACGAGGCGGCGCTGCGGCGGCCGATCGGTGGCGTCAAGACGATGAAGGCGCAGATCGAACACCTCATCGACCTGATGACGATGCCGTCGCTGACTCTGCAGGTCATGCCGTTCGACTTCGGCGGCCACGCCGCTGAGGGCGGCGCGTTCAGCATCCTGCGATTCCCGGAGCCGGACATTCCGGATGTTGTGTACATCGAGGTCCTCGGCGGGGCCAACTACCTGGACAAACGCGAGGAAGTCGACCGGTATATGGAGGCCATGGACCGGCTGGCGGTCGACAGCACGACGCCGGCCCGCACCGCGGACGTCCTGAAGAAGATTGCACGCCAGCTCTGACGGCCTGACCGCCCGCCCCCGGCCCTCGTGGGCCTTTGCTGGTGGGCACCCGATCTGTAGCCAAGCCTCGCTCCGTCGCCGAGGGCCCGCACCGCGACGTCGTGGCGGCTTCTGCTCGGCCCCGCGGGCTGTCCAGCCCGCGCCGCCACTGGTGATCTTTGATGGCTGGTCTCGCTGCGGCCGTGGAGACTCCGCCCGGACCCGCCGCGGCGGGTCCGCGACCCCTCCCGAGGAAGCCTTTTCGGGCTGGCCCTTACGTGACGGAACCCTTTTTGGCGATCAGGGCCCCGGCCGCGTTCCATTCGGGTTCGGCCGGCGTGCACGTGCATCCACGCCGTGCAGAACGCCCGTGCATTCTCCGCGTGCATTGAGCGGAGGCGTTTCCTGCATCATGCAGATTGTGTACGTGCGGGTTACGCCTCGGTTGGCGACCTGCACGTGATTCGGTTTTGTCACATCGCGGTGGCGGACGGCCGCTGAAATCTCACATGTATACGGAGTGGTAATTCCGGTATCCCTGCCCGATTCGTCCGGCTGTGTTAGCGGCGACCCGGCGCGTAGCCGGACCGGCGTGACCGCGGCTGGCGCTCCCGGGCCGGCATCGTGGCGCCTGCGTGCCGTTATGTCGCCCTCGACAGGCAGGCCCCGGTTGCCCGGGGAAACCAGCGGAGACGGGGCCCATCGGGACCGCGTTCGCGGCGTTGGGCTCCGATCCGCGCAGGGGTGCCCGTGCGGCGGCCGGAACTCGTTCTGGGACGATAGGGAGCAATCAACTCGCGGACCGCAGGGAAGGCGCTGTGGACGACCCGATCGCCGATCGTTGGTATGAGGCGGTGACCGTGGTGTCGGCACGCGCGGGCGTGTCGCCGTCGGCGCCGGCCGCGCGGATGACCCCGCCCGGCGCGCCGACCCCTGAGGCAACGCGGAAGAGCCGGCCCGTTCCGGGACCGGCTGGTTCGGCGACCGTTGAGCCGACCAGCGTCGCCGTGATTTCCGACGGTGCCCCCGGGGCCTCGGCCGTCCCGGACATGTGCGCGGTTCTCAGCGGGTCCGGCCAGCCGGACTCGCCGGCCCAGGTCGAGACGTTCGCCTGTTCAGCCCCGGCGGCACCCGCAATCGGATTCGGACCCCCGGACGGATTCGCCGCGGCCGGCGCGGCGATGCGGGCCGAGCTGCGAGAGCTCACCGGTCAGCTGTTTCGCGCGATCGCGGCCGACCCGGCCGACCCGGGGACCGGTCGAGCGGTTGGCGCGCGGCTGGTCCGGATCGGGTTCGCCGAGCCGGACGCGCTGGCCCGCAGCGTCGACATCCTCGGCCCTGCCCTGGCCGCCGCTGCCGGCGCCGGGCGCGCGACCGCCGTCTACGCTCTCCTGGGCGCCGTGGCCGCTGGCCACGGCGACGCCCTGCGCAAGCGGGACCTGGCCGTCGCCGCGGAGAAGCAGCGCGCCGAACTCGCCGCCCTGCGCAGCGCGCAGCGGGCCCGCCGGGACGGTGCGGCCCAGTTCCGTGCCGCCTTCGACCACGCCGGCATCGGGGCCCTGGTGGTGGCCGACTGCGGCGAGATCGTGGAGGTCAACGACA contains the following coding sequences:
- a CDS encoding ISAs1 family transposase — its product is MSSCQTGAALSSGLDNAGKEKIGRLLAMLRLVKDFRDARGRVYDLEFVLATATVATLAGATCYREIGSEAADLSQGLLAALGAPYGYFRGCYTVPCESTIRETLKGVNSHVLDLVVGTWLHEQATRDHNGDLVIALDGKVLRGAWSTENQQFTLFSAMTHNQGVVIAQTKVPADTNEITQVANLLKNIKHERGRTVITADAAHTQVKTAILLWKKRIDYVFTVKGNQPKLFQQIFDRLLPVIQKTPGHEVEECSRGSIKRWTTWTRPVDDIRFPRARTIAVICREEFDLTGARLSKEYAFIVTSLRGERAAPDAIHTHVRMHWGIENRVHYVRDTTWREDACQAHQENGPHNLAILRNLALGLLRLHGVTKIKETVQEIGRDRNRAVQYLAT